A stretch of the Tolypothrix sp. NIES-4075 genome encodes the following:
- a CDS encoding glycosyltransferase family 2 protein — protein MPKVTVSIPTFNRVNLLPFAIESVLKQSYEDFELIICDDGSVDSTPELMSQYTDSRIKYIRHPQNIGKSNNMRSGFEAATGEYFMKFDDDDRLNPDFLARTVAILDKDSSISFVGTDHWIIDINNVRDEAKTQENSRFWGRKSLSEGVVDNLLEVVFVKQSFQIGASLFRRQILQELGYMQPNMQNCEDNDLFVRLALAGKKGYYLPELLMEYRVHAEQQGINRGIRYLTDKIEYLENYKFDSDKLDKIRQNRLAETQLLLGLRLIETGETQKGRKLVLAGKSFSTAKAWTGLGLSMLPVGLRSKAFELVRNVRR, from the coding sequence ATGCCTAAAGTTACTGTTTCCATTCCCACTTTTAATCGAGTTAATTTACTGCCTTTCGCTATTGAAAGTGTACTCAAGCAGTCTTATGAAGACTTTGAATTAATTATCTGTGATGACGGTTCTGTTGATAGCACACCTGAGTTGATGTCACAGTATACAGATAGCCGGATTAAATATATTCGTCATCCGCAAAATATTGGTAAAAGCAATAATATGCGCTCTGGCTTTGAAGCTGCAACAGGCGAATATTTTATGAAATTTGATGATGATGATCGACTAAATCCAGATTTTTTAGCGCGTACTGTCGCAATTCTTGATAAAGATTCTAGTATTAGTTTTGTTGGTACCGATCACTGGATAATTGATATTAATAATGTCCGGGATGAAGCGAAAACTCAAGAAAATTCTCGTTTCTGGGGAAGAAAAAGTTTATCAGAGGGTGTTGTCGATAATTTGTTGGAAGTTGTGTTTGTTAAACAAAGCTTTCAAATAGGTGCAAGTTTATTTCGTCGCCAAATTTTGCAAGAACTGGGATATATGCAGCCCAATATGCAAAACTGTGAGGATAATGATTTATTTGTGCGGTTAGCTTTGGCTGGTAAAAAGGGTTATTATTTACCAGAATTATTGATGGAATATCGGGTTCACGCCGAACAGCAAGGTATTAATCGAGGAATTCGTTATTTAACTGATAAAATAGAATATTTGGAAAATTATAAATTTGATTCCGATAAGTTGGATAAAATTAGACAAAATCGACTTGCTGAAACGCAGTTATTGTTAGGTTTGCGGTTAATTGAAACAGGTGAAACGCAAAAAGGAAGAAAGTTAGTTTTAGCAGGAAAGTCTTTTTCAACTGCTAAAGCTTGGACTGGGTTAGGGTTGTCTATGTTGCCGGTTGGGTTGCGGAGTAAGGCTTTTGAGTTGGTGCGGAATGTGCGGCGATGA
- a CDS encoding glycosyltransferase family 4 protein — MNILMLSSTFPYPPTQGGTQVRTFNLLKYLSQRHAITLVTQRDRYVTDAEIAGLRDCVDNLVVFDRPADSGTATGILKKIQRFSTFINQGTPPSVLNRYSVEMQNWIDNFVQAGKCDVITCEHSVNEIYIRPHFQKQVRTLVDVHSSVYGTCLNQLENGISENKLRDKINLPLLRRYEQNYCSKFSVIVATTEEDKIQLQEFAPNTKITVIPNGVDLVSFPNRITDPGGQRLIFIGAMDNLANIDAVCFFSNEVLPEIQKRYPNTTFDIVGSRPTAEVLALKDKPGITVTGRVPSMVEYLHKATVCVVSMRTGFGIKNKTLEAMAAGVPIVASDRGLEGLSVDDASVPLRALRANNPAEYVTAISQLFDSPQLREELSRNARLLVETQFTWESAGKRYEQVCLGSNG; from the coding sequence ATGAACATCTTAATGCTATCTTCGACATTTCCCTATCCACCAACACAAGGGGGAACCCAGGTAAGAACCTTTAATTTACTCAAGTATCTCAGTCAACGTCATGCTATTACTTTAGTGACGCAACGCGATCGCTATGTCACAGATGCAGAAATAGCCGGATTGCGGGATTGTGTCGATAATCTCGTCGTTTTTGACCGCCCTGCCGATTCTGGCACCGCCACAGGTATACTAAAAAAAATCCAGCGTTTCAGCACATTTATAAATCAAGGGACACCACCAAGCGTCTTAAACCGCTACTCAGTTGAGATGCAAAACTGGATTGATAACTTTGTACAAGCAGGGAAATGTGATGTAATTACCTGCGAACATAGCGTTAATGAAATCTATATTCGTCCTCATTTCCAGAAACAGGTACGGACTTTAGTTGATGTTCATAGTTCTGTTTACGGCACTTGTCTTAATCAATTAGAAAATGGCATTTCTGAAAATAAACTCAGAGATAAAATTAATTTACCGCTTTTGCGTCGTTATGAACAAAATTACTGTTCTAAATTTTCGGTAATTGTAGCAACAACCGAAGAAGATAAAATTCAACTGCAAGAATTTGCGCCGAATACTAAAATTACAGTTATTCCTAACGGTGTAGATTTAGTTTCTTTCCCCAACCGCATCACCGATCCGGGGGGACAGCGCTTAATTTTTATTGGTGCAATGGATAACTTAGCAAACATTGATGCTGTTTGCTTTTTTAGTAACGAAGTTTTGCCAGAAATTCAAAAACGTTACCCAAATACAACTTTTGATATTGTCGGTTCTCGTCCGACAGCAGAAGTTTTAGCACTGAAGGATAAACCAGGAATTACTGTTACTGGGCGCGTGCCTTCGATGGTAGAATACTTACATAAAGCCACAGTCTGCGTTGTGTCGATGCGGACAGGGTTTGGCATTAAAAATAAAACTTTAGAAGCAATGGCAGCAGGTGTGCCGATAGTCGCAAGCGATCGCGGTTTAGAAGGGCTGTCCGTAGATGATGCCAGTGTACCATTACGCGCATTACGAGCAAATAACCCAGCAGAATACGTCACCGCTATTAGTCAACTATTTGATAGTCCACAACTGCGAGAGGAATTATCTCGCAACGCAAGACTACTAGTAGAAACTCAATTCACTTGGGAAAGTGCCGGTAAACGCTATGAGCAAGTTTGTCTTGGGAGTAATGGGTAA
- a CDS encoding ATP-binding protein, whose translation MAEIDKLLIQSLNPFDNSVAGNFWEDQQSPPTVESIHQKQLTEIKSVIAQISQDHQTRSLILYGDSGSGKTHFMGQLKEQLNNQAFFAYIGPFPQSDYIWRHVLRHTVDSLVNAPVGQADSQLILWLKSCFSTIQKQLKSDQQKFLAKIKGFFGKTDAERDRQVFIDILKKTIGTTGIYNANEFFGILYDLTNPDLYFLACEWLKGDDLDEDSLKKLRVKQSIDDEDKAQGILGNFSKISAKTQPIVLCFDQLENIARLPDGSTDLQALFNVNSTIHNGKWKNLLIIISIRTEDWHNNSKRVHPSDIDRASIRIPLKRITLEQGEALLATRLYPLHNQANPKPTSPIYPLNRQVLENAFLSRKATPRDFLNLGKQLYQDYKEWVFRDKQPPKPKWLKGEIPPPPPPPPWEKIKAEFELLWQQEYQKVQGKYTKRALLPAPDLIRMLQEALEALQVQEIKTKLISGKYANNSLSYQQSGKLQRVGVVWAEESNMQTFFNIMNACQTAIQQNLCQTLYLIRAGNLGNKQNVGNQLYRQIFTFTNHRHIKPDLSSVCYLPTYHSFVNSALANELVLAGKTITLQELQTLTRDCNILQKCTLLQELKIVSQTGGGNGNGNGKHDLQPVKNLMFNLVKTQSFIGLPTLIKETKAKFSSVSESEIEHLIQQLCQEQKVEYFDPKAKPEDQLVCLVTNK comes from the coding sequence ATGGCAGAAATTGATAAACTTCTTATACAATCGCTTAATCCATTTGATAACTCAGTAGCAGGTAACTTTTGGGAAGACCAGCAGTCACCCCCTACAGTTGAATCTATTCATCAAAAGCAATTAACCGAAATTAAAAGTGTAATAGCACAGATTTCCCAAGACCATCAAACCCGTAGTTTAATTCTTTATGGTGATTCTGGATCGGGAAAGACTCACTTTATGGGTCAGTTGAAAGAACAGCTAAACAATCAAGCTTTTTTTGCATATATTGGTCCGTTTCCACAGAGCGACTATATCTGGCGGCACGTATTACGTCATACTGTTGATAGTTTAGTTAATGCTCCAGTCGGACAAGCAGATTCTCAATTAATCCTTTGGCTCAAAAGCTGCTTCTCTACGATTCAGAAGCAGTTAAAAAGCGATCAGCAAAAATTTCTTGCTAAAATTAAAGGCTTTTTTGGGAAAACAGACGCTGAACGCGATCGCCAAGTATTCATTGACATTCTTAAAAAAACCATTGGCACCACAGGAATTTACAATGCTAATGAATTCTTTGGGATTCTTTATGACCTAACTAATCCAGATTTATACTTTTTAGCTTGTGAATGGTTGAAAGGAGATGATTTAGATGAAGATAGTCTGAAAAAATTAAGAGTTAAGCAATCAATTGATGATGAAGACAAAGCGCAGGGTATCTTAGGCAACTTTAGCAAAATTTCTGCGAAAACTCAGCCGATTGTGTTGTGTTTCGATCAGTTAGAGAACATTGCTCGTTTACCAGATGGCTCTACTGATCTACAAGCTTTATTCAATGTCAACTCTACGATTCATAACGGTAAGTGGAAAAATTTACTAATTATCATCAGCATCAGGACAGAGGACTGGCACAACAATTCTAAGCGAGTTCATCCCTCTGACATAGATAGAGCTAGTATCAGAATTCCACTAAAACGTATCACACTCGAACAAGGCGAAGCCCTCTTAGCTACTCGACTCTATCCCCTGCACAATCAAGCTAACCCCAAACCTACTTCCCCAATTTACCCGTTAAATCGGCAGGTGTTAGAAAACGCGTTCCTTAGCCGCAAAGCTACACCCCGCGATTTTCTGAATCTAGGGAAACAACTATACCAGGATTATAAAGAATGGGTATTCAGAGATAAACAACCCCCTAAGCCAAAATGGTTAAAGGGTGAAATTCCGCCACCCCCACCGCCACCTCCTTGGGAGAAAATTAAAGCAGAATTTGAATTGCTATGGCAGCAGGAATATCAAAAAGTTCAGGGCAAATATACTAAGAGAGCTCTTTTACCTGCACCCGATTTAATTCGGATGTTGCAAGAAGCTTTAGAGGCATTACAAGTACAGGAAATTAAGACCAAACTCATAAGTGGAAAATACGCCAATAATTCTTTGAGTTATCAACAGTCTGGGAAACTGCAACGAGTAGGCGTAGTTTGGGCAGAAGAATCAAACATGCAGACCTTTTTCAATATTATGAATGCTTGCCAAACAGCAATTCAGCAAAATCTCTGTCAAACTTTGTACTTAATTCGCGCTGGAAATTTAGGAAACAAACAGAATGTCGGCAATCAACTCTACAGACAAATTTTCACATTTACCAATCATCGTCATATCAAGCCGGATCTGTCTTCTGTTTGCTACTTACCGACATACCACAGCTTTGTAAATTCTGCACTTGCTAACGAATTGGTGCTTGCAGGCAAAACCATTACTTTGCAAGAACTACAAACTTTAACCCGCGATTGCAATATTTTGCAAAAGTGTACTTTATTGCAGGAATTAAAAATTGTTTCTCAAACAGGTGGAGGTAATGGCAATGGTAACGGTAAACACGATTTACAACCAGTTAAAAATTTGATGTTTAATCTAGTAAAAACCCAAAGTTTCATAGGATTACCAACTTTAATTAAAGAGACTAAGGCAAAATTTTCTTCAGTAAGCGAATCGGAAATTGAACATTTGATTCAACAACTGTGTCAAGAGCAAAAGGTAGAATATTTTGACCCCAAAGCAAAGCCGGAAGACCAATTAGTTTGTTTAGTTACTAATAAATAA
- a CDS encoding iron uptake porin, producing MSQVDRRLFGEGAGGRGSLYREHPPLPLSPPLPIPPSPENDDPMAQVTSVSQLKDVQLTDWAFQALQSLVERYGCIAGYPNETYRGSRALTRYEFAAGLNACLDKVNELIATATSDLVSREDLATLQKLQSQFAPELATLRNRVDNLEARATQIETNQFSTTTKLSGITIVGIQGRSRNHADVAPRDGKKDTEDAGRNINVISLSQLYLTTQFDPRSYLVTGILAADGSTAPRFSNDVVLGYEYPTNNSLILTDLHYHRLITDNLAVMIGTAYVNMTNAFRGPNRVENAATGPLSYFAQRNPILNMGFGQAGIAFDWQFAKRASLQALYSSYSPANPGKRNGLFDGNTTTGVQLLVTPTDAFDVSLYYVNNYSSNGCLLTFVGDECLTAVNSTGKSEPLQTNAVGATVNWQISSRLTLGAWGGYTNSYIPGRSGNVETTNYMVYLNLPDLFHKGNLGGIYIGQPPKITSSDLPVGNNVPDFLNTGLGRRGGQPGTTTQIEAFYRFQLTDNITITPGIIHILEPGHTPNSDPITIGILRSSFTF from the coding sequence ATGTCTCAAGTGGATAGGAGACTCTTTGGAGAGGGGGCAGGGGGCAGGGGGAGTTTGTATCGGGAGCATCCCCCCCTCCCCCTCTCCCCCCCTCTCCCCATTCCCCCCTCCCCCGAAAACGACGATCCGATGGCGCAAGTCACATCCGTATCTCAACTTAAAGACGTACAACTTACAGATTGGGCATTTCAAGCGTTGCAGTCTTTAGTTGAACGCTATGGTTGCATAGCAGGTTATCCAAACGAAACTTATCGAGGTAGCCGCGCTTTAACTCGATATGAATTTGCTGCCGGTTTGAATGCTTGTTTAGATAAAGTCAATGAATTAATTGCTACCGCCACCAGTGATTTAGTCAGCCGCGAAGATTTAGCAACTTTGCAAAAATTACAGTCACAATTTGCCCCGGAATTAGCAACGCTACGCAATCGAGTTGATAATTTAGAAGCCCGCGCAACTCAAATAGAAACTAACCAATTTTCTACAACAACAAAACTCAGCGGTATCACGATAGTTGGTATTCAAGGAAGAAGTCGCAATCATGCTGATGTTGCTCCCAGAGATGGCAAAAAAGACACAGAAGATGCGGGTAGAAACATTAATGTTATTTCCTTATCACAGTTATATTTAACTACCCAATTTGACCCCCGCAGCTACTTGGTAACAGGTATTTTAGCCGCTGACGGTTCCACTGCACCCAGATTTAGCAACGATGTTGTACTTGGTTACGAATATCCTACAAATAACAGCTTAATATTAACTGACCTTCATTATCATCGATTGATTACTGACAACTTGGCGGTGATGATAGGAACAGCATATGTAAATATGACCAATGCATTTAGAGGTCCAAACCGAGTAGAAAACGCTGCCACAGGACCCCTATCTTATTTTGCTCAACGCAACCCAATTTTAAATATGGGTTTCGGTCAAGCTGGTATAGCTTTTGATTGGCAATTTGCCAAACGCGCTAGTTTGCAAGCATTATATTCTAGTTATAGTCCGGCAAATCCCGGTAAACGCAACGGTTTATTTGACGGAAACACAACTACAGGTGTGCAATTGTTAGTGACACCAACTGATGCTTTTGATGTCAGTTTATATTACGTTAATAATTATTCTTCAAATGGTTGTTTGCTGACATTCGTCGGGGATGAATGTTTAACTGCGGTTAATAGCACAGGTAAATCAGAACCATTACAAACTAATGCTGTTGGTGCTACTGTCAATTGGCAAATTTCTTCCCGTCTTACTTTAGGTGCTTGGGGCGGTTATACTAATTCTTATATTCCTGGGCGATCGGGAAATGTCGAAACCACAAATTACATGGTGTATTTGAATTTGCCTGATTTATTTCACAAAGGCAATTTGGGCGGAATTTATATCGGACAACCTCCAAAAATTACCAGTAGCGACTTACCTGTAGGAAACAATGTCCCAGACTTTTTAAATACAGGTTTAGGACGCAGAGGTGGACAACCAGGAACCACCACTCAAATCGAAGCTTTTTATCGCTTCCAGCTAACAGATAACATCACCATCACACCAGGTATTATTCATATCCTAGAACCTGGTCATACACCAAATAGCGACCCAATTACCATCGGCATTTTGCGTAGTAGCTTCACATTTTAG
- a CDS encoding DUF4112 domain-containing protein, giving the protein MSKSPIKFTIEPDAKAPTLKRLRQLSRLLDNAITIPGTRVGIGLDPLLGFIPLGGDFLGVMLSAYIVLEAARLGASKATLGRMVLNIIIDGLLGAIPVLGDFFDFAWTANEHNIKLLEEYLRFPGQSKSADVWFVLALLLGLLLVAIVLVALPVILIRLLWQALFGV; this is encoded by the coding sequence ATGTCTAAATCTCCTATAAAGTTCACGATTGAACCCGATGCCAAAGCGCCTACCTTAAAGCGTTTGCGTCAACTTAGCCGTTTGCTGGATAATGCCATAACCATTCCCGGAACGCGGGTTGGTATCGGACTAGATCCACTGTTAGGATTCATACCTCTTGGGGGAGATTTTTTGGGAGTCATGCTTTCTGCCTACATTGTCCTAGAAGCGGCGCGATTAGGCGCATCTAAAGCAACTTTGGGCAGAATGGTCTTAAATATTATTATTGATGGCTTATTGGGCGCTATACCAGTGCTGGGAGACTTTTTTGATTTTGCTTGGACAGCAAACGAACATAATATTAAGTTATTAGAAGAATACCTAAGATTTCCCGGACAAAGTAAGAGCGCAGATGTATGGTTTGTTTTAGCGCTTTTGTTAGGATTATTGCTTGTTGCCATAGTATTAGTAGCATTGCCTGTGATACTAATTAGACTGCTGTGGCAAGCCTTATTTGGTGTTTAA
- the thrC gene encoding threonine synthase: MTLSLSAAKSHRQPWLGLIEEYREYLPVSEKTPVVTLQEGNTPLIPVPALAERIGRQVRVFVKYDGLNPTGSFKDRGMTMAISKAKEAGAKAVICASTGNTSAAAAAYARRGGMSAFVLIPDGYVALGKLAQALLYGAEVLAIKGNFDQALEIVREMAISYPVTLVNSVNPYRLEGQKTGAFEIVDVLGNAPDWLCIPVGNAGNITAYWMGFCQYHQARKCDRLPRMMGFQAAGAAPLISGQPIAHPETLATAIRIGNPASWEKAIAVKSASMGNFHAVTDEEILDAYRLLASEEGIFCEPASAASVAGMLQVKDQIPTGATVVCVLTGNGLKDPDTAIKHNQSKFQVGIAPELKAVAEAMGF, translated from the coding sequence GTGACTTTGAGCCTGTCTGCTGCTAAATCTCATCGCCAACCCTGGCTAGGACTGATAGAAGAATACCGCGAATACTTGCCTGTTAGCGAAAAAACTCCGGTTGTCACCCTCCAAGAGGGTAACACTCCCCTGATACCAGTTCCCGCGCTGGCAGAACGCATTGGTAGACAAGTACGTGTCTTTGTCAAATACGATGGTCTTAACCCTACTGGTAGCTTTAAAGACCGAGGAATGACAATGGCAATTTCCAAGGCTAAGGAAGCTGGGGCAAAAGCGGTAATTTGTGCTAGCACGGGCAACACCTCAGCAGCAGCAGCAGCTTATGCTAGGCGTGGGGGAATGAGTGCTTTTGTCTTGATTCCCGATGGCTATGTAGCATTGGGCAAGTTAGCACAAGCGTTGCTTTATGGGGCAGAAGTACTGGCAATTAAAGGTAATTTTGACCAAGCGCTGGAAATTGTCCGGGAAATGGCTATCAGCTATCCGGTAACTTTGGTAAATTCAGTCAATCCCTACCGACTGGAAGGACAGAAAACAGGAGCATTTGAAATTGTCGATGTCCTGGGTAATGCTCCCGACTGGCTGTGTATCCCGGTAGGCAATGCGGGAAATATCACAGCATATTGGATGGGCTTTTGTCAATATCATCAAGCCAGAAAATGCGATCGCTTACCTCGGATGATGGGATTTCAAGCCGCAGGTGCAGCACCTTTAATCAGCGGTCAGCCGATAGCGCATCCGGAAACTTTAGCCACAGCAATTAGAATTGGCAATCCCGCGAGTTGGGAAAAAGCGATCGCTGTCAAATCAGCAAGTATGGGCAACTTCCACGCCGTCACCGACGAAGAAATCCTTGACGCTTATCGACTTTTAGCGTCAGAAGAAGGCATTTTCTGCGAACCAGCCAGCGCTGCTTCCGTCGCCGGCATGTTGCAAGTAAAAGACCAAATACCCACAGGCGCAACCGTAGTTTGCGTCCTCACCGGCAATGGTTTAAAAGACCCAGATACAGCCATTAAACACAACCAGAGCAAATTTCAAGTCGGCATCGCACCGGAACTCAAAGCAGTAGCCGAAGCGATGGGGTTTTAG
- a CDS encoding YihY/virulence factor BrkB family protein — MAKPRFVRFFRHLNGGTFKKTFANTIKRRLLGLASEIAFNAMLSLFPAIIAALTAIGLFEESLQEPFKQLAEQLSQIAPEQALALIRDFASKEITNSKNSGLFSFSFVVALWIASGAISTAMTALDQIHQIPSEKIRPFWKAKLISLALTIGTLMLFVIASFLMFISDFVLQLLARENDFFGLLLHYWLLLRWALALGIVATAFAFIYRYGPSLWNPGTPMMPGAIIAAISWAIVSSLFRAYVANFGNYNIAYGAVGAVIVLMLWLWMSAAVLLIGDQLNVIVGEDMRSRKRSDSSEHNGNN; from the coding sequence ATGGCAAAGCCTCGTTTTGTCCGCTTCTTCCGGCACCTCAATGGTGGCACCTTCAAGAAAACTTTTGCCAACACCATCAAACGGCGACTTTTGGGACTAGCTTCGGAAATTGCCTTCAATGCAATGTTATCGTTGTTTCCCGCAATTATCGCTGCCCTGACAGCCATTGGCTTATTTGAAGAATCTTTGCAAGAGCCTTTTAAACAATTGGCAGAGCAACTTAGTCAAATCGCACCAGAACAAGCTCTGGCTTTGATTCGTGATTTTGCTAGCAAAGAAATTACCAACTCGAAAAACAGCGGTTTGTTTTCTTTTAGCTTTGTTGTGGCACTTTGGATTGCTTCTGGCGCAATCAGTACTGCGATGACAGCCCTCGATCAAATCCATCAAATTCCCTCAGAGAAGATACGCCCTTTTTGGAAAGCTAAACTTATCTCTTTGGCATTAACAATTGGCACGCTCATGCTTTTTGTGATCGCTTCTTTTTTAATGTTTATTAGTGACTTCGTGTTGCAACTTTTGGCGCGTGAAAATGATTTTTTCGGATTATTATTGCATTATTGGCTGCTGTTACGCTGGGCTTTAGCTTTAGGTATTGTTGCTACTGCCTTTGCTTTTATCTATCGCTATGGTCCTTCTTTGTGGAACCCAGGTACGCCGATGATGCCTGGGGCAATTATAGCGGCTATTTCTTGGGCGATCGTGTCGAGTCTATTTCGGGCTTATGTGGCGAATTTCGGCAACTATAACATCGCCTATGGTGCAGTGGGAGCAGTGATTGTTTTAATGCTTTGGCTTTGGATGAGCGCTGCGGTTCTTTTAATTGGGGATCAGTTAAATGTGATTGTCGGTGAAGATATGCGATCGCGCAAGCGTTCTGATAGTTCCGAGCATAATGGTAACAATTAA
- a CDS encoding transcription factor RcaD yields METNELKFLLKLLGCADYRSSLSANIFSSFKGKDKICRDLGEQELVDYSREIAAVKILPPGKALLQEPTKVAIADKDLKVLEKISKASGKITPSEITSPKAAERDAILKSLSDRGLIEAELKIKKSKAEVWLTERGIEYLRDDYSPNKGSNPAISLDELSNYLRFMRKTRDKPEPLSTPAPISVESAAVTIINLTDEEILQSIRKLDRELGTDNYLPIFHLRQKLQPPLSREELDKALYRLEESDQIELSKLAEPGDYTPEQVEAGIPQISGGSLFFITTI; encoded by the coding sequence ATGGAAACGAATGAGTTAAAGTTTTTACTCAAGTTGTTGGGATGTGCCGATTATCGGTCAAGCCTAAGTGCCAACATCTTTAGTAGTTTTAAAGGTAAAGACAAAATTTGTCGAGATTTAGGCGAACAGGAATTAGTAGATTATTCCCGCGAGATTGCCGCAGTCAAGATTTTACCACCAGGTAAAGCTTTACTGCAAGAGCCGACAAAAGTGGCGATCGCAGACAAAGACCTCAAGGTGTTGGAGAAGATAAGTAAAGCTTCCGGAAAAATCACCCCCAGCGAAATCACCTCACCCAAAGCTGCTGAACGAGATGCCATATTGAAAAGTTTAAGCGATCGCGGATTAATTGAAGCTGAACTCAAAATCAAAAAGAGTAAAGCTGAGGTTTGGCTGACTGAACGCGGAATTGAATATTTGCGGGATGATTACAGTCCTAACAAAGGTTCTAACCCTGCCATCAGCTTAGACGAACTGAGTAATTATCTGCGCTTTATGCGGAAAACCCGCGATAAACCAGAACCACTATCTACTCCAGCACCTATCAGTGTAGAGTCTGCTGCTGTAACAATTATTAATCTCACTGACGAAGAAATTTTACAAAGTATCCGGAAGTTAGATCGGGAACTGGGTACTGACAATTATTTGCCAATATTTCATTTGCGGCAAAAGTTACAACCTCCGCTTTCACGGGAAGAATTAGATAAAGCGCTTTATCGTCTAGAAGAAAGCGACCAAATTGAATTAAGTAAGTTGGCAGAACCAGGTGATTATACTCCTGAACAAGTTGAAGCGGGAATTCCCCAAATCAGCGGTGGTTCGTTGTTTTTCATTACAACAATCTAA